The Flaviramulus sp. BrNp1-15 genome has a window encoding:
- a CDS encoding helix-turn-helix domain-containing protein, translating into MDEILERLKIIEQHVLDRNIIVKNVLSFNEACKFLELSQSHLYKLTSTGTIPHYKPNGKKIYFNRVELEEWLLSNRVDSQDEIEQQAADYLIKKGAVKL; encoded by the coding sequence ATGGACGAAATATTAGAACGTCTCAAAATTATTGAACAGCACGTTTTAGACAGAAACATTATTGTAAAAAACGTATTGAGCTTCAACGAAGCGTGTAAGTTTTTGGAATTATCACAATCCCATTTATACAAACTTACAAGTACAGGAACCATTCCACATTATAAACCGAATGGAAAGAAAATTTATTTTAACAGAGTCGAATTAGAAGAATGGTTATTAAGTAACCGTGTTGATTCACAAGATGAAATCGAACAGCAAGCTGCCGATTACCTAATTAAGAAAGGAGCGGTGAAGTTATGA
- a CDS encoding helix-turn-helix domain-containing protein, translated as MALSQDIKDLKARIELLRQSRAEVLKDTWIDNQDVLQTLHISKRTLQTLRTNGTLPYSKVKGKFYYRVADIEQLLQDNYYNHNFKQDGNK; from the coding sequence TTGGCACTCTCGCAAGATATCAAGGACTTAAAAGCACGTATCGAATTGTTGCGACAATCGAGAGCAGAAGTATTAAAGGATACGTGGATAGACAATCAAGATGTATTGCAGACTTTACATATTAGTAAGCGTACGTTGCAAACTTTAAGAACCAATGGCACTTTGCCTTACAGCAAAGTAAAAGGTAAATTTTACTATAGAGTTGCTGACATAGAGCAATTGCTTCAAGATAACTACTACAACCATAATTTCAAGCAAGATGGAAATAAGTAG
- a CDS encoding BT4734/BF3469 family protein, whose translation MEISREAILDKTHYGLKIYAYVLRQYYPDTTVLSVKGRDCGITRNPFNGGKETLRIHIDGVIATHRDTELKTFNGDVFEFAKYHFKTIDEADLLQKINEAVHLNLEIKENDELEWLNEPDDTWYAYCSFFKAPVRNVFPAETLRLHQIFALITSDKYKRITEELRAITNVKEARKFKVNRFDYVTLSGTFEKRSDNNLLKHSNLLTIDFDHLENLQELRTQLLNDEYFETEMLFISPSGDGLKWIIRIDVSEVSHSEYFTAVANYIKHNYNIEVDQSGKDVSRACFLPYDPTAFLHKRHQAL comes from the coding sequence ATGGAAATAAGTAGAGAAGCAATTTTAGACAAAACACATTATGGCTTAAAGATTTATGCCTATGTGTTAAGACAGTATTATCCTGATACAACAGTCCTTTCCGTAAAAGGAAGGGACTGCGGGATAACTCGTAACCCATTTAATGGTGGAAAAGAAACTTTACGGATTCATATTGATGGAGTGATTGCAACCCATAGAGATACCGAACTAAAAACCTTTAACGGTGATGTATTTGAATTTGCCAAATATCATTTTAAAACTATTGATGAAGCTGATTTATTGCAGAAAATAAATGAAGCAGTACATCTGAATTTAGAAATCAAAGAAAATGACGAGTTAGAATGGTTAAACGAACCAGACGATACCTGGTATGCTTACTGTAGCTTTTTCAAAGCACCTGTTCGTAATGTATTTCCTGCGGAAACATTGCGACTGCATCAAATATTTGCATTAATCACAAGTGATAAATACAAAAGGATTACTGAAGAATTAAGAGCAATTACCAATGTAAAAGAAGCACGTAAATTCAAAGTAAATCGCTTTGATTACGTAACACTTTCAGGAACATTTGAAAAACGAAGTGATAACAATTTGCTAAAGCATTCTAATCTATTAACGATTGATTTTGACCATTTAGAGAATTTACAAGAGTTAAGAACACAACTCTTAAATGATGAATATTTTGAAACCGAAATGCTATTCATATCACCATCTGGTGATGGTTTAAAATGGATTATTAGAATAGATGTTTCAGAAGTATCACATTCAGAATATTTCACAGCAGTAGCAAATTACATTAAACACAATTATAACATTGAGGTTGACCAGTCAGGTAAAGACGTTTCCAGAGCGTGTTTTTTACCATATGACCCAACAGCCTTTCTACATAAAAGACATCAAGCATTATGA